From Mytilus edulis chromosome 9, xbMytEdul2.2, whole genome shotgun sequence, the proteins below share one genomic window:
- the LOC139489160 gene encoding cyclic AMP-dependent transcription factor ATF-4-like: protein MSSLFQEMEEFTLFDGLVPSSSGFGPGVEDLDKFDVGFGIPGDSLVKDEYGPGELFEDVLSSGPLEENNWMETVDLSCLLGDNNSLLSEQETIPHTIKSGRLLEELLTQPIKIKSSPTVPKNTQYDAVKVIKNNSVENKLINNQTEVLSQKLDISIKSGSILEEAMGEIEGIDTLYLQQQLQELYDSSISHCDSSISDGATSNEVSLLDSSNSSLMDVSMNEFIASPLSSEDIDSILSSPEPASPASSIQEDPDYVPYISDSSTNKKSRKSPKEGKSKPKPYDKPVEKLDKKERKRIQNRNAAIRYREKKRQERGTIHTDEDVLSDKNKELKTKVEQLVNEISYMKNLLTEVCQARGLKIQFK, encoded by the exons ATGAGTTCATTATTCCAAGAGATGGAGGAGTTTACTCTGTTCGACGGGCTTGTCCCGTCGAGCAGCGGCTTCGGGCCGGGAGTTGAAGACCTTGACAAGTTTGATGTGGGATTTGGAATCCCTGGTGACAGTCTAGTCAAAGATGAATATGGTCCAGGAGAATTATTTGAGGATGTTTTGTCCTCTGGACCACTTGAAG AAAATAATTGGATGGAAACAGTTGATCTCAGCTGTTTACTTGGGGACAATAATTCCCTTCTATCCGAACAAGAGACAATTCCACATACCATCAAAAGTGGTCGACTCCTGGAAGAATTACTAACACAACctatcaaaataaaatcatcGCCAACTGTTCCAAAGAACACGCAATATGACGCAGtgaaagttattaaaaacaattcagttgaaaataaactgattaaCAACCAAACTGAAGTCTTGAGTCAGAAATTGGACATTAGTATAAAATCTGGCAGTATTCTTGAAGAAGCAATGGGTGAAATTGAAGGAATAGACACTTTGTATTTACAACAGCAATTACAAGAGTTGTATGACTCAAGTATTTCACACTGTGACAGCTCTATAAGTGACGGTGCTACCTCAAATGAAGTTTCTTTATTGGATAGCAGCAATTCTAGTTTAATGGACGTGTCTATGAACGAATTCATTGCTTCTCCGTTGTCATCCGAAGATATTGACAGTATTTTATCTAGTCCGGAACCTGCTTCACCTGCAAGTAGTATTCAAGAAGATccggattatgtcccttacatatcTGACAGTAGTACAAACAAAAAATCTAGAAAGAGTCCGAAAGAGGGCAAAAGTAAACCTAAGCCCTATGACAAACCTGTTGAAAAACTAgacaaaaaagaacgaaaaagaaTTCAAAACAGGAATGCTGCCATACGATATCGTGAGAAAAAGCGTCAAGAGCGTGGAACAATTCACACTGATGAAGATGTACTCAGTgataaaaataaagaactgaaaaCTAAAGTGGAACAGTTGGTCAATGAAATCAGTTATATGAAAAATTTACTTACCGAAGTTTGTCAAGCAAGGGGgttaaaaattcaatttaaataa
- the LOC139489161 gene encoding alcohol dehydrogenase class-3 chain H-like codes for MSETAGKPIQCLAAVAWEAKKPMTMETIEVMPPRAGEVRIKILYTGVCHTDAYTLDGHDPEGKFPCVLGHEGGGVVESVGEGVTSVQAGDHVIPLYTPQCYECKFCKNPKTNLCQKIRTTQGQGVMPDGTVRFTCKGKDLFHFMGCSTFSQYTVVAEISVSKVNPKAALEKVCLLGCGISTGYGAALNTAGVEPGSTCAVWGLGAVGLAVIMGCKKAGASRIIGVDINPDKFAIAKEFGMTESFNPKDHPDKTTQQALVELTDGGLDYTFECIGNVHTMRAALEACHKGWGVSTIIGVAGGGQEISTRPFQLVTGRVWKGTAFGGWKSRESVPKLVEEYLNKELKVDEFVSHNVKLDKINEAFDLMHSGKSIRAVVALF; via the exons ATGTCAGAAACAGCAGGAAAG CCCATTCAATGTCTAGCAGCAGTGGCATGGGAGGCAAAGAAGCCAATGACCATGGAAACCATAGAGGTTATGCCACCTAGGGCTGGTGAAGTCAGAATTAAG attttataCACTGGAGTATGTCATACAGATGCTTATACATTGGACGGCCATGACCCAGAGGGAAAGTTCCCATGTGTACTAGGACATGAAGGGGGTGGTGTTGTGGAAAGTGTCGGTGAAGGGGTAACATCTGTTCAGGCAG GTGACCATGTCATTCCTCTGTACACACCTCAGTGTTATGAATGTAAATTCTGTAAGAACCCAAAGACAAATCTATGTCAGAAAATCAG GACTACCCAGGGACAGGGTGTGATGCCTGATGGTACAGTTCGGTTCACCTGTAAGGGTAAAGATTTGTTCCACTTTATGGGATGTAGTACATTTAGTCAGTACACTGTGGTAGCTGAGATATCTGTCAGCAAG GTCAACCCTAAAGCAGCTTTAGAGAAGGTGTGTTTACTTGGATGTGGTATATCTACTGGTTATGGGGCTGCATTGAACACAGCAGGGGTAGAACCTGGCTCAACATGTGCTGTGTGGGGATTGGGAGCTGTTGGATTAGCTGTCATTATGGGATGTAAAAAAGCTGGAGCCTCACGTATTATTGGCGTGGACATTAACCCAGATAAATTTGCTATAG ccAAGGAGTTTGGTATGACAGAGTCTTTTAATCCTAAAGATCACCCAGATAAAACTACACAACAGGCTTTAGTGGAATTGACCGATGGTGGACTAGACTATACATTTGAATGTATTGGAAATGTTCATACAATG AGAGCAGCTTTAGAAGCATGTCATAAAGGATGGGGTGTGTCCACAATAATAGGTGTGGCTGGAGGTGGACAGGAGATTTCTACCAGGCCATTCCAACTGGTGACTGGACGAGTCTGGAAAGGAACTGCTTTTGGAG GATGGAAGAGCAGGGAAAGTGTGCCAAAACTAGTGGAGGAGTACCTGAACAAAGAATTGAAAGTAGATGAGTTTGTTTCCCATAATGTCAAACTTGACAAGATCAACGAAGCGTTTGACTTGATGCATTCTGGGAAGAG CATTCGAGCAGTTGTTGCACTGTTTTAA
- the LOC139490208 gene encoding transcription intermediary factor 1-beta-like, protein MAEGCNSKCGICKSCFIEPKLLDCYHTFCSPCLQKLDVRDSKIVCPLCKTNISLPDNGVSGLKPYPFKLEYLTEPNAVMDSCELCDEQNVAMATCLECKIKLCSNCRNYHGKLKASKNHTVEPLKKLKSEEVDQSGANNKNKCKDHGKEFSFFCKPCNCLLCIECSEDYHRRHQFKKLSSLLQTKKEKLLVRIASFKSRISFLHNTAEIVRLKEINYDKHCLVLKQDVNERAASLKDRFCSTVEEIKNKNLDTIDNIKTEDIKELKIFRSEIETGKMSLLGLVMITEDFVNNSSDANFLNEFPVIGKHLDNVLDTSANVFPPTHDLNFEWNDVTEDVIEEIFGKVTARAKNNETTPNYPQLSMPDLGLACKSLITSKKIFEFKLENNIQDIVPAENDNAWILTDDTICNYSCKGIFKTNNYTLPYSRFPKRTIRKSANDIWIWSEGSIFDIKESKHKKRYEVPFKNCEFCCVVSNGNLLVLNEKDDRLYELSEKDGVFNNVEVADSIKNKYNIWSTRNVTIKQTNNSNFVISFCRDFVHFTDKHFKVLKTFTKNKAEFKAIASDNHGNVFLADSKNGIVYMLFDNGNFQQNLLSQNDDVCNTTNMIVDECGNLWLVGSSKSIQVFAYQ, encoded by the coding sequence ATGGCGGAAGGCTGTAATTCCAAGTGTGGAATATGTAAGTCTTGTTTTATAGAACCTAAACTTTTAGACTGTTATCATACTTTCTGCTCACCGTGCCTTCAGAAACTTGATGTGAGAGATAGTAAAATAGTTTGTCcgttatgtaaaacaaatatatctttacCGGATAATGGAGTTAGTGGTCTTAAACCTTATCCGTTCAAATTGGAATATTTGACGGAACCAAATGCAGTTATGGATTCATGCGAGTTATGTGATGAACAAAATGTTGCAATGGCAACATGTTTGGAATGTAAAATCAAGTTATGCAGTAATTGTCGAAATTACCATGGAAAATTGAAAGCATCCAAGAATCATACAGTTGAACCCCTGAAAAAGCTTAAATCAGAGGAGGTTGATCAGTCTGGAGCTAATAATAAGAACAAATGCAAAGACCATGGCAAGGAATTTTCCTTCTTCTGTAAACcatgtaattgtttattgtgCATCGAATGTTCAGAAGATTACCATCGGcgtcatcaatttaaaaaattatcttctttGCTTCAAACTAAAAAGGAAAAGTTGTTAGTCAGAATCGCTAGCTTCAAATCTAGAATTTCATTTCTACACAATACTGCTGAAATTGTAAGATTAAAAGAAATTAACTATGATAAACACTGTCTCGTATTAAAACAGGATGTAAACGAACGTGCTGCGAGTTTGAAAGATCGGTTTTGTAGTACTGtcgaagaaattaaaaataaaaacttagaTACTATTGACAATATAAAGACGGAAGATATAAAAGAACTTAAAATTTTCAGAAGCGAAATCGAAACAGGAAAAATGTCCTTATTGGGACTTGTCATGATAACAGAGGATTTCGTTAATAATTCGTCAGATGCAAACTTCCTTAACGAGTTTCCGGTCATCGGAAAACATCTTGATAACGTCTTGGATACATCTGCAAATGTTTTCCCTCCCACTCACGATTTGAATTTTGAATGGAATGATGTCACTGAAGATGTTATAGAAGAAATATTTGGAAAGGTTACTGCTAGAGCAAAGAATAACGAAACAACGCCAAATTACCCACAATTGTCTATGCCTGATCTAGGTCTTGCATGTAAATCGTTGATTACATCAAAAAAAATATTCGAATTCAAGCTTGAGAACAATATACAAGACATTGTTCCAGCTGAAAATGACAATGCCTGGATATTAACCGATGACACTATTTGTAATTATAGTTGCAAAGGAATATTCAAGACAAATAATTATACACTTCCTTATTCAAGATTCCCAAAACGTACTATTAGGAAATCTGCCAATGATATATGGATTTGGTCTGAAGgttcgatttttgatataaaagaatcaaaacataaaaaacgcTACGAAGTTCCATTTAAAAATTGCGAGTTTTGTTGTGTAGTTAGCAATGGCAATTTGCTTGTTTTAAACGAAAAAGATGACAGACTTTATGAGTTATCAGAGAAAGACGGTGTCTTCAATAATGTTGAAGTTGCAGATTCTATCAAAAACAAGTATAATATATGGTCTACTAGAAATGTAActattaaacaaacaaacaattcgAATTTTGTAATTTCTTTCTGCAGAGATTTCGttcattttactgataaacaTTTTAAGGTTCTTAAAACTTTTACGAAAAATAAAGCAGAGTTTAAAGCTATCGCTTCGGATAATCATGGAAATGTTTTTCTAGCTGACAGCAAAAATGGAATTGTCTATATGTTATTCGATAACGgcaattttcaacaaaatttgtTGAGTCAAAATGACGATGTTTGTAATACTACCAACATGATAGTAGATGAATGTGGAAATTTGTGGCTTGTTGGATCTTCCAAATCGATACAAGTGTTTGCGTACCAGTGA
- the LOC139490459 gene encoding E3 ubiquitin-protein ligase TRIM45-like has translation MAEGCDSKCGICLSFVFTEPKLLNCYHTFCLPCLQKLDIKDNKIICPLCKTTISLPDEGVSGLKPYPYKLKYVKVNNEVMDACDLCDDQNFAVSKCLDCKTNLCSNCRDYHGKLKTSKNHVIRSLKILKSEKLDQTEATVKTKCKEHSKELTLFCRPCNTLLCFDCSEEIHPCHQVENLSSILQNKKEMLLVRIASFKARISFLQNTAEMVKLKEDNYNKHCLVLKHNVKERATNLKDRFCSAVDELTNKNLDIIDDIKKKDIEKLDKYMNQIETDKISLSGLIMTTENYVNQSSDTHFLEEFSVIGKRLDETLRKSVNIFPSIHNLNYEWDDVSSVVIEKIFGEITATEKEKEVKPMYPHLPVPELSLLPAHKVVKRSEFVVSNEVLDIIPTNNDNAWLLTAGMACRYSSKGIKDESIDTHADIKHFVHKSASRVCFGMRILL, from the coding sequence ATGGCGGAAGGATGTGATTCGAAATGTGGAatatgtttgtcttttgttttcacAGAACCTAAACTTTTAAATTGTTATCACACTTTCTGTTTGCCATGTCTTCAGAAACTGGATATCAAAGACAATAAGATAATCTGTCCATTATGTAAGACAACCATTTCTTTACCAGACGAAGGAGTAAGTGGTCTAAAACCTTATccatataaattaaaatatgtgAAAGTAAACAATGAGGTTATGGATGCATGCGACTTATGCGATGATCAAAACTTTGCGGTGTCAAAATGTTTGGACTGCAAAACCAATTTATGCAGCAATTGTCGCGATTATCACGGAAAATTGAAAACATCAAAGAATCATGTGATTCGGTCGTTGAAAATTCTTAAATCAGAGAAACTAGATCAAACTGAAGCAACTGTCAAGACAAAATGTAAAGAGCATAGCAAGGAACTTACCTTATTCTGTAGACCGTGTAATACTTTATTGTGTTTTGATTGTTCAGAAGAAATTCATCCTTGTCATCAAGTTGAAAACTTATCTTCAATActtcaaaataaaaaggaaatgtTGTTAGTCCGAATCGCTAGTTTCAAAGCCAGAATATCGTTTCTACAAAATACTGCTGAAATGGTTAAACTAAAAGAAGATAACTATAACAAACACTGTCTCGTTCTGAAACACAATGTGAAAGAACGTGCCACCAATTTGAAAGATCGGTTTTGTAGTGCTGTCGATGAGCttacaaataaaaatttagatATTATTGACGATATAAAGAAGAAAGATATAGAAAAACTTGACAAGTACATGAATCAAATCGAAACTGACAAAATTTCGTTATCAGGACTTATAATGACAACAGAGAATTACGTTAATCAATCATCAGATACACACTTCCTTGAAGAGTTTTCTGTCATTGGAAAACGTCTTGATGAAACCTTGCGTAAATCCGTAAATATCTTTCCGTCCATTCACAATTTGAATTATGAATGGGATGATGTCAGTTCAGTtgttatagaaaaaatatttggaGAGATAACTGCCACAGAAAAGGAAAAAGAGGTAAAACCAATGTATCCACATTTACCTGTACCTGAACTTAGTCTCTTACCTGCGCATAAAGTAGTAAAACGGTCCGAGTTTGTAGTTTCGAATGAAGTTCTAGACATTATTCCAACAAATAATGACAATGCATGGTTATTAACTGCAGGTATGGCTTGTAGGTATAGTAGTAAGGGTATAAAAGACGAGAGCATTGATACTCATGCTGACATTAAACATTTTGTTCATAAATCTGCATCTAGAGTTTGTTTTGGTATGAGAATTCTGTTGTGA